Proteins encoded together in one Dehalococcoidia bacterium window:
- a CDS encoding SDR family oxidoreductase codes for MDLRGKTAIVTGSAVGVGRATALDLARRGANVVINYSRSEDDAREAVRLVESEGGQALLVKADVSKDDQVRSMVAQTVERFGGLHILVNNAAITHFVAFNDLEGMKEEYWDDIYAVNVKGTFFCARAAAPEIQKNGGGAIVNVASVAGVRAIGSSIAYAASKAAVINMTVALARVLGPDVRVNCVAPGFIDTRWLRAGLGDQIFEAARKSESNRAPLKDVCTPESVSQLILSLIEGADMVTGQTIVIDGGVGIA; via the coding sequence ATGGACCTCAGAGGCAAGACGGCGATCGTCACCGGCTCAGCGGTCGGCGTGGGGCGCGCGACGGCGCTCGATCTCGCGCGGCGCGGCGCCAACGTCGTCATCAACTACTCTCGCTCCGAGGACGATGCCCGCGAGGCCGTCCGTCTCGTCGAGAGCGAAGGCGGACAGGCGCTGCTGGTCAAGGCCGACGTCTCGAAGGACGACCAGGTGCGCTCGATGGTTGCGCAGACGGTCGAGCGCTTCGGGGGCCTCCACATCCTCGTCAACAACGCGGCGATCACCCATTTCGTCGCGTTCAACGACCTCGAGGGCATGAAGGAGGAGTACTGGGACGACATCTACGCCGTCAACGTGAAGGGCACGTTCTTCTGCGCCCGCGCGGCAGCACCCGAGATCCAAAAGAACGGCGGCGGTGCGATCGTGAACGTCGCGTCCGTCGCGGGCGTCCGGGCCATCGGCAGTTCGATCGCCTACGCCGCATCGAAGGCAGCCGTCATCAACATGACGGTCGCCCTCGCGCGCGTGCTCGGCCCCGATGTGCGCGTCAACTGCGTCGCGCCCGGCTTCATCGACACGCGCTGGTTGCGTGCCGGCCTCGGCGACCAGATCTTCGAGGCCGCCAGGAAGAGCGAGTCGAACAGGGCGCCGCTCAAAGACGTCTGCACGCCGGAGTCCGTCTCGCAACTCATCCTCAGCCTCATCGAGGGCGCTGACATGGTCACCGGCCAGACCATCGTCATCGATGGCGGCGTCGGAATCGCCTGA
- a CDS encoding glucose-1-phosphate thymidylyltransferase gives MKGLILSGGKGNRMRPLTYTGAKQLVPIANKPVLFYAIEELVEAGITDISIIVSIETGDQVRRECGDGQRFGARIGYIEQPEPGGIAQAIGLGSEAMGGEPFVTFLGDNFVTRGIVEHVREFEASSADAGILLKQVDNPAELGVAVFEGERLVRLVEKPKESVSDLAVIGIYLLRPRVFEAIADIKPSARGELEITDALQWLLDHGSEVRADVVDGEWIDTGKHDDLLAANRIILETLQPDTSGGAVDQQSKLHGKVVLQAGCEIVNSIISGPAIIGERTRIENAYVGPFTSIGHDCRIVESEIAGSVVMEGTTIEHLGHRVEESLIGRNVELRADGRKPRGFQMVLGDFSKIRVP, from the coding sequence ATGAAGGGATTGATTCTGAGCGGCGGCAAGGGCAACCGCATGCGCCCGCTTACGTACACGGGCGCGAAGCAACTCGTCCCGATCGCGAACAAGCCTGTCCTGTTCTACGCCATCGAAGAGTTGGTCGAGGCCGGCATCACGGACATCTCGATCATCGTGTCGATCGAGACGGGCGACCAAGTGCGACGGGAGTGCGGCGACGGGCAGCGCTTCGGCGCGCGGATCGGCTACATCGAGCAGCCGGAGCCGGGCGGGATCGCGCAGGCGATCGGACTGGGCAGCGAAGCGATGGGCGGCGAACCGTTCGTGACGTTTCTCGGCGACAACTTCGTCACGCGCGGAATCGTCGAGCATGTGCGCGAGTTCGAGGCTTCGAGCGCGGACGCGGGCATCCTACTCAAGCAGGTCGACAATCCTGCCGAACTCGGTGTTGCCGTATTCGAGGGCGAGCGCCTCGTGCGACTCGTCGAGAAGCCGAAGGAGTCGGTCAGCGACCTGGCCGTGATTGGCATCTACCTGTTGCGGCCGCGCGTGTTCGAGGCGATCGCGGACATCAAGCCTTCAGCGCGCGGGGAGTTGGAGATCACCGACGCCCTGCAGTGGCTGCTCGACCACGGCAGCGAGGTGCGCGCGGACGTGGTTGACGGCGAGTGGATCGACACGGGCAAGCACGACGACCTGCTGGCGGCGAACCGCATCATCCTCGAGACGCTGCAGCCTGACACGAGCGGCGGCGCCGTCGACCAGCAATCCAAACTGCATGGCAAGGTCGTGCTGCAGGCCGGCTGCGAGATCGTCAACAGCATCATCAGCGGGCCGGCGATCATCGGCGAACGGACGCGCATCGAGAACGCGTACGTGGGGCCGTTCACGTCGATCGGGCACGACTGCCGGATCGTCGAGAGCGAGATCGCGGGCAGCGTAGTGATGGAAGGCACGACGATCGAGCACCTGGGGCATCGCGTCGAGGAGAGCCTGATCGGGCGCAACGTGGAGTTGCGGGCGGACGGACGCAAGCCGCGCGGCTTTCAGATGGTGCTCGGCGACTTCAGCAAGATCCGGGTGCCTTAG
- the rfbB gene encoding dTDP-glucose 4,6-dehydratase, translating into MRRVLVAGGAGFIGSNFIRHLLRERPDVSVVNFDALTYAGNPDNLRDVASDPRYSFMHGSVTDAAALAGPMRGCDAVVNFAAETHVDRSIDDAADFIDTNVRGAYNVLVAARDAGVERVLHISTDEVYGPATADDPRREDDAFRPRSPYAASKAAGDLMCGAFAETYGVQVVVARPANNVGPYQYPEKAVPLFVTNALEGQPIPVYGDGLQQRDRLYVEDAVGALLLLLERGESGEAYNVQADNHRTNIDVARAILDLLDKPYDLIQFVEDRAGHDACYWMDWSKLGALGWRPRHDFDAALERTVRWYADNRQWWEKIRSGDFRRYYERQYGERLEHARPYGGASR; encoded by the coding sequence GTGCGACGCGTGCTCGTCGCGGGCGGCGCCGGGTTCATCGGCAGCAACTTCATCCGGCACCTGCTGCGGGAGCGCCCGGACGTCAGCGTCGTGAACTTCGACGCGCTGACGTATGCTGGCAACCCGGACAATCTGCGGGACGTTGCGAGCGATCCGCGATACAGCTTCATGCACGGCAGCGTGACCGACGCGGCCGCGCTGGCAGGCCCGATGCGCGGCTGCGACGCCGTCGTGAACTTTGCGGCGGAGACGCATGTCGACCGCTCGATCGACGATGCGGCGGACTTCATCGACACGAACGTGCGCGGCGCGTACAACGTGCTTGTGGCGGCGCGTGACGCCGGCGTCGAGCGTGTGCTGCACATCTCTACCGACGAGGTGTACGGGCCGGCCACGGCGGACGACCCCCGGCGCGAGGACGATGCGTTTCGGCCGCGCAGCCCGTACGCGGCCAGCAAGGCGGCGGGCGACCTGATGTGCGGCGCCTTCGCGGAGACGTACGGTGTGCAGGTGGTCGTCGCGCGACCGGCGAACAACGTCGGGCCGTACCAGTATCCGGAGAAGGCAGTGCCGCTCTTCGTCACGAACGCGCTCGAAGGGCAGCCGATCCCCGTGTACGGCGACGGACTGCAGCAGCGCGACCGCCTGTACGTCGAGGACGCCGTGGGCGCGCTGTTGTTGCTGCTCGAGCGAGGCGAGAGCGGCGAGGCGTACAACGTGCAGGCCGATAACCACCGCACGAACATCGACGTTGCGCGGGCGATATTGGATCTGCTCGACAAGCCGTACGACCTGATCCAGTTCGTCGAGGACCGGGCAGGGCACGATGCGTGCTACTGGATGGACTGGTCGAAGCTCGGGGCGCTGGGGTGGCGACCGCGGCACGACTTCGACGCGGCGCTGGAGCGCACGGTGCGCTGGTACGCAGACAATCGCCAGTGGTGGGAGAAGATCAGATCCGGCGACTTCCGGCGGTACTACGAGCGGCAATACGGCGAGCGGCTGGAACACGCGCGGCCGTATGGAGGCGCATCGAGATAA
- a CDS encoding class I SAM-dependent methyltransferase: MAFDFIRRVPAARAMARGVRRGLRQLRPLPLPRYLADTPDTRGGTPLESYFPPTISTLAEAARSPETAARVIAQLKKLTPTDDTRGQELFYLWAQGRFGAHWRYADITTTLSAAATLLHPRAYLEIGVRRGRSAAMVAAAAPDCAIYGFDLWLAEYGGLLAQDANPGPDFVRQELAAAGHRGDVTLISGDSSRTVPAFLAERPELYFDLINIDGDHSVAGAAKDLANTLPRLKVGGVVVFDDISSAPWLADVWRFYTHDDGRYRSWQFDEAGAGVAAAIRVGQ; encoded by the coding sequence ATGGCGTTCGATTTCATCCGCCGCGTGCCGGCCGCCCGGGCGATGGCCCGCGGCGTGCGTCGAGGGCTGCGCCAACTGCGGCCGCTGCCGCTCCCGCGCTATCTCGCCGATACGCCCGACACCCGCGGCGGAACGCCGCTCGAGTCGTACTTCCCGCCGACGATCTCGACACTCGCCGAAGCCGCGCGCTCGCCGGAGACGGCGGCGCGCGTCATCGCCCAACTGAAGAAACTCACGCCCACCGACGATACGCGCGGCCAGGAACTGTTCTACCTGTGGGCGCAGGGGCGTTTCGGCGCCCACTGGCGCTACGCCGATATCACGACGACGCTCAGCGCGGCGGCGACCCTGCTCCACCCGCGCGCGTACCTGGAAATCGGCGTCCGTCGCGGCCGTAGCGCCGCGATGGTCGCCGCTGCCGCGCCCGACTGCGCGATCTACGGCTTTGACCTGTGGCTCGCGGAATATGGCGGCCTCCTCGCGCAGGACGCGAACCCGGGGCCCGACTTCGTACGCCAGGAGCTTGCGGCGGCCGGGCACCGCGGTGACGTGACGCTGATCTCCGGCGACAGCAGCCGCACGGTGCCGGCGTTCCTGGCGGAGCGCCCCGAACTCTACTTCGACCTGATCAACATCGACGGCGATCATTCCGTGGCCGGCGCCGCGAAGGACCTCGCCAACACGCTGCCGCGCCTCAAGGTCGGCGGCGTCGTCGTCTTCGACGACATCAGCAGCGCGCCGTGGCTGGCCGACGTCTGGCGCTTCTACACCCACGATGACGGCCGCTACCGCTCCTGGCAGTTCGATGAAGCCGGCGCCGGGGTGGCGGCCGCGATTCGCGTCGGACAGTAG
- the rfbD gene encoding dTDP-4-dehydrorhamnose reductase — translation MRILITGGAGQLGRDVQRACSSHVVAAPGHAELDVADASAVSAAFEAQRPDAVVHCAALTDTTRCEREPALARAINCAGTENVAAASARTGAMLIAVSTNEVFDGAKREPYLESDRTGAVNAYGASKRDGEVRAMLVDPNVRIVRTSWLFGEGGDNFVEKVLAAARAGRELRFVTDEVATPTATFELARAIGALIEREAPAGIYHLSNEGAASRYEWAREIVRLGGFAEAAVEGVTTAELRASGYAGPQKPGCSALANVRARALGVVMPAWREALAAYFERAKVAADG, via the coding sequence ATGCGGATCCTGATCACCGGCGGCGCAGGGCAGCTCGGGCGCGACGTGCAGCGCGCCTGCTCGTCGCATGTCGTCGCGGCGCCCGGCCATGCGGAACTTGATGTCGCGGACGCATCGGCGGTCAGCGCGGCGTTCGAGGCGCAGCGCCCCGACGCGGTCGTGCACTGCGCGGCGCTCACCGACACGACCCGATGCGAGCGCGAACCGGCGTTAGCGCGGGCGATTAACTGCGCCGGCACCGAAAACGTCGCGGCGGCATCGGCGCGGACCGGCGCGATGCTGATCGCCGTGAGCACGAACGAGGTGTTCGACGGCGCCAAGCGCGAGCCGTACTTGGAGTCGGACCGCACCGGCGCCGTCAACGCCTACGGCGCGTCGAAGCGGGACGGTGAAGTGCGCGCGATGCTCGTCGATCCGAACGTGCGCATCGTGCGGACCTCGTGGCTGTTCGGCGAGGGCGGAGACAATTTCGTCGAGAAGGTGCTGGCGGCGGCGCGCGCAGGCCGTGAACTGCGATTCGTGACCGACGAGGTCGCGACGCCAACGGCGACGTTCGAACTGGCGCGCGCGATCGGCGCATTGATCGAGCGCGAGGCGCCGGCGGGCATCTACCACCTTTCGAACGAAGGCGCGGCGTCGCGATACGAGTGGGCGCGGGAAATCGTGCGGCTGGGTGGCTTCGCGGAGGCGGCGGTCGAGGGCGTAACCACGGCCGAACTCCGTGCCAGTGGCTACGCCGGGCCGCAGAAGCCGGGCTGTTCCGCGCTGGCGAACGTGCGGGCGCGCGCGCTGGGCGTCGTGATGCCGGCGTGGCGCGAGGCGCTGGCGGCGTACTTCGAGCGCGCGAAGGTCGCCGCGGATGGCTGA
- a CDS encoding glycosyltransferase family 2 protein, which translates to MADTPSVGVVVVNYNSAAFIDEFCESLAAVEYPNWRLIAVDSASEDGSLAAIERSFPDATIVRCEDNVGFAAGANTGVRDVMAHGDAYVLFLNEDVALTPDFLSGLIAAADDRTIVVPKILYYYDRRLISTHAGGFDWTLGLFRKTYGGKPDGPATSVRRDGMATASFCCALVPAAAFRDAGMLDERFFMYYEETDFIRRAQACGYRLRYEPSSVIYHRESGASGGGWMTPFKQYYATRNRIYLVRKHARSRVAYAWFTAYFWATRVGTAGRMALRREWRLLRAMMRGAIDYYRGRMGRTVQVRDL; encoded by the coding sequence ATGGCTGATACGCCGTCGGTGGGCGTGGTCGTGGTGAACTACAACAGCGCCGCATTCATCGACGAGTTCTGCGAGTCGCTCGCTGCGGTCGAGTATCCAAACTGGCGATTGATCGCGGTCGATTCGGCATCGGAGGACGGGTCGCTGGCGGCGATTGAGCGGTCTTTCCCCGATGCGACGATCGTGCGGTGCGAAGACAACGTCGGATTCGCCGCGGGCGCAAACACCGGCGTGCGCGATGTGATGGCGCACGGCGACGCCTACGTACTCTTCCTGAACGAGGACGTCGCGCTGACGCCCGATTTCCTCAGCGGGCTCATCGCTGCTGCGGATGACAGGACGATCGTCGTGCCGAAGATCCTGTATTACTACGACCGCCGCCTGATCAGCACGCACGCCGGCGGCTTCGACTGGACGTTGGGGCTGTTTCGCAAGACGTACGGCGGCAAGCCGGACGGCCCGGCGACGAGCGTGCGGCGCGACGGGATGGCGACGGCGAGCTTCTGCTGTGCATTGGTGCCGGCAGCGGCGTTTCGTGATGCCGGGATGCTGGACGAGCGATTTTTCATGTACTACGAAGAGACCGACTTCATCCGGCGCGCGCAGGCGTGCGGCTACCGCTTGCGGTACGAGCCATCGAGCGTGATTTATCACCGCGAGAGCGGCGCCAGCGGCGGCGGCTGGATGACGCCGTTCAAACAGTATTACGCGACGCGCAACCGCATCTACCTGGTGCGCAAACACGCGCGTTCGCGCGTCGCATATGCCTGGTTTACGGCGTACTTCTGGGCGACGCGCGTGGGGACGGCGGGGCGGATGGCTTTGCGCCGCGAATGGCGGCTGCTACGGGCGATGATGCGGGGCGCGATCGACTACTATCGGGGCCGCATGGGGCGCACGGTACAGGTACGAGACCTGTGA
- a CDS encoding glycosyltransferase family 1 protein codes for MRIAIDATSIPAKPAGAGVYAIELVRAMMRRDRRDGYALFTCGSMFDEEAAGRKNWRIERVGAGSREARLAWEQVRLPGRVSALGIDVLHSTHHTLPLRPMRAKRAVTVHDVTFFRMPERYPAARRLYMQTTTRASVKVADAVVVPSQTVRADVIAALGVDARKLHVVYEAAAEICAPVQREAALAVAKRYGLEPPFVLSVGSLEPGKNRTRLIRAMRELRDDGVDARLAIVGQKAWRYEADFRLIEDIGMTDRIRYLGYVPEADLPALHSAATAFVFPSLYEGFGLPVLEAMACGAPVLTSNVSATAEIAGDAALLVDPLSQDDIREGLRRLLTDAHLRTELGQRGRERAAEFSWRRAADETHAVYERVLGGDG; via the coding sequence GTGAGAATCGCGATCGACGCGACGTCGATCCCGGCGAAGCCCGCCGGCGCTGGCGTGTACGCCATAGAACTCGTGCGGGCGATGATGCGGCGCGACCGGCGCGACGGCTACGCGCTCTTTACGTGCGGCAGCATGTTCGACGAGGAAGCGGCGGGTCGCAAGAACTGGCGCATCGAGCGGGTAGGCGCGGGATCGCGGGAAGCGCGGCTGGCGTGGGAGCAGGTGCGGCTGCCGGGCCGGGTGAGCGCGCTCGGGATCGACGTGCTGCACTCGACGCACCACACGTTGCCGCTGCGGCCGATGCGCGCCAAGCGCGCCGTGACCGTACACGACGTCACGTTCTTTCGCATGCCGGAGCGGTACCCGGCTGCGCGACGGCTGTACATGCAGACGACGACACGTGCGTCGGTGAAGGTCGCGGACGCGGTCGTCGTGCCATCACAGACGGTGCGGGCGGATGTGATCGCCGCGCTGGGCGTCGATGCGCGGAAGCTGCACGTCGTGTACGAAGCGGCGGCGGAGATCTGCGCGCCCGTGCAGCGAGAAGCGGCGCTCGCGGTGGCGAAGCGCTATGGGCTCGAGCCGCCGTTCGTGCTGAGCGTCGGCAGTCTGGAGCCGGGCAAGAACCGGACGCGGCTGATCCGGGCGATGCGCGAACTGCGGGACGATGGCGTCGACGCGCGACTGGCGATCGTCGGGCAGAAGGCGTGGCGATACGAGGCAGACTTTCGGCTGATCGAAGACATCGGGATGACAGACCGGATCCGGTACCTGGGCTATGTGCCTGAGGCCGACCTCCCCGCCCTGCACAGCGCGGCGACGGCCTTCGTGTTCCCGTCGCTGTACGAGGGGTTTGGGCTGCCCGTGCTCGAGGCGATGGCATGCGGCGCGCCCGTGCTGACGTCGAACGTGTCGGCGACGGCGGAGATCGCCGGGGACGCGGCGCTGCTCGTTGACCCGCTGTCGCAGGACGACATACGCGAGGGGCTGCGCAGACTGCTCACGGACGCGCACCTGCGCACCGAACTGGGCCAGCGCGGCAGGGAACGGGCCGCCGAGTTTAGCTGGCGGCGCGCAGCCGACGAGACGCACGCCGTCTACGAACGCGTGCTAGGCGGCGACGGATGA
- a CDS encoding glycosyltransferase family 2 protein: MSVDVSVVIVTYNSRDDIDACLTAVRETTSGIAYEAIVVDNASRDGTTQIVRDAHPWARVIPRTINIGLSGAINEGVAASSGRHVMALNPDARLCDDVLATLAAYLDDHADTGVVAPKILDDDGTLQLSCRAFPSHATAIFSRYSLATRLFPGNRYSRDYLMSDFGHDQVRDVDWVSGAAMMFPRSVFDRLGGWDAGFFMFNEDVDFCRRVHDAGFRVVYNPAVAVYHRIGVSKRAPARIVIERHKSMWRYYRKHMRGNRLVDAATAAGIAVRCGSVLASGVVRGVATRVRG; encoded by the coding sequence ATGAGCGTCGACGTGTCCGTGGTCATCGTGACGTACAACTCGCGCGACGATATCGATGCGTGCCTGACGGCGGTCCGCGAGACGACGAGCGGCATCGCGTACGAGGCGATCGTCGTCGACAACGCGTCGCGCGACGGTACGACGCAGATCGTGCGCGACGCACATCCCTGGGCGCGGGTCATTCCGCGGACGATCAACATCGGACTGTCCGGCGCGATCAACGAGGGCGTCGCCGCGTCGAGCGGGCGGCACGTGATGGCGCTCAATCCGGACGCGCGCCTGTGCGACGATGTGCTGGCGACGCTGGCGGCGTACCTCGACGATCACGCCGATACGGGCGTAGTGGCGCCGAAGATCCTCGATGACGACGGCACCCTCCAACTGAGCTGTCGCGCGTTTCCGTCGCACGCGACGGCGATCTTCAGCCGGTATTCTCTGGCGACGCGGCTGTTTCCGGGCAATCGCTACTCACGCGACTACCTGATGTCCGATTTCGGCCACGATCAGGTGCGCGACGTCGACTGGGTGAGCGGCGCGGCGATGATGTTCCCGCGCTCGGTGTTCGACCGGCTGGGAGGCTGGGACGCGGGCTTCTTCATGTTCAACGAAGACGTCGACTTCTGCCGGCGCGTTCACGACGCGGGATTCCGCGTCGTCTATAACCCGGCGGTGGCGGTGTACCACCGGATCGGCGTCAGCAAGCGGGCGCCTGCGCGCATCGTCATCGAGCGGCACAAGAGCATGTGGCGCTACTATCGCAAGCACATGCGCGGCAACCGGCTCGTCGATGCGGCGACGGCGGCTGGTATTGCGGTGCGTTGCGGGTCCGTGCTGGCGTCAGGCGTGGTACGCGGGGTGGCTACGCGCGTGCGCGGGTGA
- a CDS encoding MraY family glycosyltransferase, translated as MVDVYLITLAVSIVIGVAATLMLLAISRTERFLALFHVRGTLEKPRWGGAVFLATFALTPYVASAISPHASEFFTPKSGDFLGFLAAVSLVFIVGFIDDVKLTSPGLRTFVFLTAAAAVYAAGYRVDDVGLPWGQSMNFGWAGFFVTLAWIWLTTNAINIVDGRAGVALGVAIFAAITMAVVAGHSSHPAVALLLVALAGAGLGYLPWNLPPASAYIGDSGAYVLGFVIGALSIRAATGPTDEVFVAVPIIALGFPILDIGLAFTRRLLDRRHPLIGDEDHIHHRLELAGAGPRGLLVIIYALAAIFSLGAITLHYVSSTAIEAAVLAGLVVVIGGTLLKLGYIVTIWNSHSVVWLRQRVVAVESRRIGD; from the coding sequence ATGGTCGACGTTTACCTCATCACCCTCGCCGTCTCGATCGTCATCGGCGTCGCCGCGACGCTGATGCTGCTCGCGATCTCTCGCACCGAGCGCTTTCTCGCGCTCTTTCACGTCCGCGGGACGCTCGAGAAGCCGCGGTGGGGCGGCGCCGTGTTCCTCGCGACGTTCGCCCTGACGCCGTACGTCGCTTCCGCCATTTCCCCGCACGCAAGCGAGTTCTTCACGCCAAAGTCCGGCGACTTTCTCGGCTTCCTGGCCGCGGTGTCGCTCGTCTTCATCGTCGGCTTCATCGATGACGTGAAACTGACGAGCCCCGGCCTGCGGACGTTCGTCTTCCTCACGGCGGCCGCAGCGGTCTACGCCGCCGGCTACCGCGTCGACGACGTCGGCCTGCCCTGGGGACAGAGCATGAACTTCGGCTGGGCGGGGTTCTTCGTCACGCTCGCCTGGATCTGGCTGACGACGAATGCCATCAACATCGTCGATGGCCGCGCCGGCGTCGCGCTCGGTGTCGCTATCTTCGCTGCGATCACCATGGCCGTCGTTGCCGGACATTCGTCCCACCCGGCGGTCGCGCTGCTGCTCGTCGCGCTCGCCGGCGCCGGCCTGGGCTACCTGCCGTGGAACCTGCCGCCGGCGTCGGCGTACATCGGCGACTCGGGCGCCTACGTGCTCGGCTTCGTCATCGGCGCGCTGTCGATCCGCGCCGCCACCGGCCCGACGGACGAAGTATTCGTCGCCGTGCCGATCATCGCGCTCGGCTTTCCGATCCTCGACATCGGCCTCGCGTTCACGCGGCGCCTGCTCGATCGCCGCCATCCCTTGATCGGCGATGAGGATCACATCCATCACCGGCTCGAACTTGCCGGCGCCGGCCCCCGCGGGCTGCTCGTGATCATCTACGCGCTCGCGGCGATCTTCTCACTTGGCGCGATCACGTTGCACTACGTGAGCAGCACGGCGATCGAGGCGGCGGTGCTGGCCGGACTTGTCGTCGTGATCGGCGGCACGCTGCTGAAACTCGGCTATATCGTCACGATTTGGAATAGCCACAGCGTCGTCTGGCTCCGCCAGCGCGTCGTCGCGGTCGAAAGCCGTCGGATCGGCGACTGA